One Drechmeria coniospora strain ARSEF 6962 chromosome 01, whole genome shotgun sequence genomic region harbors:
- a CDS encoding 4-nitrophenylphosphatase, protein MASIPRHLTGDKAATNEFIDKFDPAFPECDGKTHSLKGVLWSGDHVFDGVPETIKLLRSRGKRTVFVTNNSTKSRADYVKKLHGAGIPCDVDDIFGSAYSSAVYIARILKLPRGKNKVFVIGEAGIEQELASEGVPYIGGTDPNLRRDITPADFQGIADGSLMDPEVGAVLCGLDFHINYLKLAHGLHYLRRGAIFLATNIDSTLPMHHNIFLGAGSVMIPVANASGQKPLELGKPSQAMMDAIEGRFQLDRSKTCMVGDRLNTDIKFGVDGMLGGTLHVETGVDKREDWQKEDAIAVPLYYVDKLSDLYDAA, encoded by the exons ATGGCCTCTATCCCAAGGCATCTTACCGGCGACAAGGCTGCCACAAATGAATTCATTGACAAGTTCGAC CCCGCCTTTCCCGAATGCGATGGCAAGACTCACTCGCTCAAAGGCGTCTTATGGTCAGGCGACCACGTATTCGACGGCGTTCCCGAGACCATCAAGCTGCTTCGCTCGAGGGGCAAACGCACCGTCTTCGTGACCAACAACTCGACCAAGTCGCGGGCCGATTACGTCAAGAAGCTGCACGGGGCCGGCATCCCGTGCGACGTAGATGACATTTTCGGCTCCGCCtactcctcggccgtctacATCGCTCGCATCCTCAAGCTGCCTCGTGGAAAGAACAAGgtcttcgtcatcggcgaggctggcATCGAGCAGGAGCTCGCGTCCGAAGGCGTGCCCTACATCGGTGGCACCGACCCAAACCTGCGCAGGGACATCACGCCGGCCGACTTTCAGGGCATCGCGGATGGGTCCCTGATGGACCCGgaggtcggcgccgtcctgtGCGGCCTCGACTTTCACATCAACTATCTCAAGCTCGCGCACGGGCTGCACTACCTGCGCCGCGGTGCCATCTTTCTCGCGACAAACATCGATTCCACGCTGCCGATGCATCACAACATCTTCCTCGGCGCTGGCTCCGTCATGATCCCGGTCGCGAACGCCTCAGGCCAGAAGCCGCTCGAGCTAGGGAAGCCAAGCCAGGCGATGATGGATGCCATCGAGGGCAGATTCCAGCTGGACAGGTCGAAAACCTGCATGGTCGGGGACAGGCTCAACACCGACATCAAGTTTGGCGTTGACGGCATGCTGGGGGGTACGCTTCATGTCGAGACCGGAGTGGACAAGCGGGAGGATTGGCAAAAGGAAGACGCCATCGCCGTACCTTTGTACTATGTCGACAAACTAAGCGACCTTTACGATGCCGCATGA